The Daphnia pulex isolate KAP4 chromosome 3, ASM2113471v1 genome includes a region encoding these proteins:
- the LOC124191445 gene encoding deoxycytidylate deaminase-like codes for MSAEVSEKVLDDKRSLHESLMELSVVDNGTVGTDSKDSSGTSKVRDLEKKREDYLEWPEYFMAVAFLAAMRSKDPCTQVGACITDSNNRIVGVGYNGMPIGCSDEILPWGKNSSQPLETKYMYVCHAEMNAIMNKNTADLRGCTLYVALFPCNECAKLIIQAGIKQVVYMSDKHKNKPSTEASKMMFNMAGVKCQQFVPKNSKIVIDFEEIDWNISI; via the exons ATGAGTGCCGAAGTATCTGAGAAAGTTTTAGATGACAAGAGATCGTTgcacgaatcgttaatggaaTTGTCTGTTGTCGATAATGGAACCGTTGGAACTGACAGCAAAGATTCAAGTGGGACATCAAAGGTTAG agatcttgaaaaaaaaagagaggattACTTAGAGTGGCCAGAATACTTCATGGCTGTTGCCTTTCTTGCTGCAATGAGAAGCAAAGATCCATGTACACAAGTTGGAGCGTGCATAACTGACTCAAATAACAGAATTGTAGGTGTTGGTTATAATGGAATGCCTATTGGTTGCAGTGATGAAATTTTGCCCTggggaaaaaattcttctcaaCCCCTTGAAACCAAGTATATGTATG TCTGCCATGCTGAAATGAATGCaattatgaataaaaatactGCAGATTTAAGAGGCTGCACATTGTATGTGGCCCTTTTTCCATGCAATGAGTGTGCCAAATTAATCATTCAG GCTGGAATTAAACAAGTTGTGTACATGTCTgacaaacataaaaacaaaccatCCACTGAAGCATCTAAAATGATGTTCAATATGGCAGGTGTTAAGTGTCAACAGTTTGTGCCAAAGAATTCTAAAATTGTGAttgattttgaagaaattgacTGGAACATATCAATTTAA